A segment of the Nitrospirota bacterium genome:
GGTGATGAGTGATCGGTGCTTAGAAACCCGTCATCGATTGATGCCCTGTTGTTCCGATCGTTTCAGTTCTCACGGCTCATGCTCCTCTTTGCACATCACTCATCACCCATCACTGATCACGTCTCCCTACTTTTTCGCTTCTTTCGTTCTCTCGGATACAGGCAGAAAACTCTCGAGTTTTTCCTGCAAGAGGCGCGGATTCTCGCCTTGCGCCAATCCCACGAGTCCCATAATGATCATCATGCGCGAGCCCGCTTCTTCCTTGATCTTGAATTTCATCTTGCTGGCCAGCGGAAGAAAGAACAGATTGGCCGCGGCCACACCGTAGACCGTCGCCACGAACGCCACGGCGATGCCGCCGCCGAGTTTGGAGGGGTCGGCCAGGTTTTCCATGACGTGAATCAGCCCGAGCACCGCGCCGATGATCCCGACGGTCGGCGCATAGCCGCCTGCGGCCTCCCAGACCTTCGCCGCGTTGAGGCCCTCTTCTTCATGATGTTCGACGTCAATCTCCAGGATCTCATGCACCACCTTGGGATCGGTCCCATCCACGATCAACTGCACGCCTTTGCGGAAAAATGGATCGTGGATGTCCTTCAGCTTGCCTTCGAGCGCCAAGAGCCCTTGCTTCCTGGACACATTCGCCAGATCGAGGATCGTCTTAATGGTGCCTTTGTTGTCGTGTTTGGGATTCATGATGCCGAGACTGAGCATCGAGATCCCCTTCAACACGACGGACAGCGGATTCTGCACGCAGACCGCCCCGATAGTGCCGCCCATCACGATAATGAAGGCGGTGAGCTGCATGATAGAGCCGATATGGCCGCCTTCGAGGGCCTGCCCCCCGACGATGGAGCCGAGTGCGAGAACGATTCCTAGAATGGTCGCAATATCCACGTCGCGCGGTTCCTTCTCTGTCAATGACTGGATCCAGCATGTACTCGTCCGGCCCGATACCCATGCTTTCGTACTATAGCCAGCCCGGCGTGAGCTCTGGTACGGTGCAGCACCACAGGGATTGGGAGGTCGATGTGAGCGAACTGGACTGTCTGATACTCGATGCCAAACAAGCCATCCTTCACGAACAATATCGACGGTTCCAGGAGCTCCAACAGGAGAAGAAGTGGGCCGAAGCCATGCAACAGTTTCAAACCACGATGAGTTGCGCCTCCGACCTCCTGAACGAATCGCTCG
Coding sequences within it:
- a CDS encoding flagellar motor protein, translated to MDIATILGIVLALGSIVGGQALEGGHIGSIMQLTAFIIVMGGTIGAVCVQNPLSVVLKGISMLSLGIMNPKHDNKGTIKTILDLANVSRKQGLLALEGKLKDIHDPFFRKGVQLIVDGTDPKVVHEILEIDVEHHEEEGLNAAKVWEAAGGYAPTVGIIGAVLGLIHVMENLADPSKLGGGIAVAFVATVYGVAAANLFFLPLASKMKFKIKEEAGSRMMIIMGLVGLAQGENPRLLQEKLESFLPVSERTKEAKK